Genomic window (Deltaproteobacteria bacterium):
TTGCGCCCATCTTGATGCAATCAAATATAACCTGGAGCCAATCCCAAAGCTTGAAGTACTCGATGGCGTGGTCCGAAATACAACAGGCGGCCAGATAGAAGGCAGAGTAGACAAATCGCTGGGAATTCTTGCCTGGGAAGGGGTCAGATATGCCAAACCCCCATTGGGCGACCTGCGCTGGAAAGCGCCTCGAGAGCCGGAAAGCTGGACCGGGGTGATGGAAACAAAAAAATCCGGTTCCATCTGCACCCAGGGAGCCAAGGGTTGCGAAGACTGTCTTTTCCTGAATATTTATCGTCCAGATACCGTTGAGAAGAATTTACCGGTCTATGTCTGGATCCACGGCGGCAGTAATAAAGCCGGCAGGGCGGTTGATTTGAATTATTTTGCCAAAGACGCCAATGTTGTAACTGTGGCAATACAGTACAGGCTGGGCCCCTTTGGTTTTTTCAAACATGACGCTCTGAACACGGGCAACGCCCTGGATGACTCAGGCATTTACGGCATTCTGGATCAGATCCAGGTCCTGAAATGGGTCCGGAAAAATATTACCTCCTTTGGCGGCGATCCTCATAATGTGACTGTAGCCGGAGAGTCGGCAGGGGCTGGTAATATCTATGGTCTGCTGATTATCAAAGAGGCCAGGGGACTTTTTCATAAGGCCATATGCCAGTCTCCCGGTCCGAGCAATATGACGCTTGCAGAGGCAAAAAATTACTCAGTCGGATATGTAAAAAAGCTGGGCCTCACCTCTGAAGGGGAACAGTTGGCCAAGGATCTGAGGGCGGTTAAAACCCAGGACCTTATCAAGGCCGCACCCCGTGGTGTCAACTTTCGCACTATAGTTGACGGGAAATTTATCAAGGATCCTTTTTTCTGTATGATCGAATCGGGTGACTACACCAAAGTGCCTATCATCATAGGTGGGAACAAGAACGAATACAGCCTCTGGATGCTCCTCGGCAGAGGCCCCAAAAAGAAGTGGGGCAAGCTGTGGCGAATTACTTCTAAAAAGAGACCGAAAAAAGTAGACGATATTTTGAACGCTGAAGAAAAGAAGAGTTATGCCTTGACCAATGCCATGGGTGGCAAGATCTGGCAGGCGCTCAAGGGGCATAGAGCAGCCCGCTTATTGCGCAAACACCAGAAGGACGTGTACGTCTATGACTTCCGGTGGGGCGGCGCCAAAGGCACTGACGTGGAGTTTGTGTTCGGGGCCGCACATGCCAATGAAATCGCGTATTTCAATTATAACGCTACTTTCGATATCTGGGCTAAAAATCGGTCAATTACCAAAGAAACTAAGGCGGCCAGAGAGGCGCTGGCCAAGGCCATGAGGACCTACTACGCTCAGTTTCTCCATACGGGCAACCCGAACGGGAAAGCCAAAATCCCGGATTGGAAGCCCTGGTCAAACGAAAAGGACGGCGTAAAAACGCTGAACCTGGACGCCTCATCCGAACCGGGCAGCTCTGAGCTCAAAGTCTTCATGACCAAGCGGGAGTATGTCTTTAAAGATATACTTCAGGAGATTGAGGACATGACTGATGAAACGGCTAAAAAGTTTTCGCTGAAAATTGTCAATGACTTTATCAATGGCTGGATAAAAGACGTACCCTGTAAGTGATTTATGCCTTAATTACCGACCAGGAGTTAGATGAAAGACAAGGAACAAGGCAGGGGGGCTTATTTCATCCTCCTGCCTTATTCCGCTATAATATTTTGCATTGAGCTTGCGCATGATTTGGGTTGATGAGGCCAAATTGCAATGCAGCTGAAAATTGCCTTTAAAAAAATGTCAACTGCATTTTTCTGGATAAAAAAAAGAGGTCAGGCCCTGTTAACCCAACCCCTTGTTTTCTTTGGAGGCGGCAACCGGATTCGAACCGGTGAATAACGGTTTTGCAGACCGCTGCCTTAGCCACTTGGCTATGCCGCCGATTTAGGTAAATTATCACCTCGCCCTAGAGACGTCAATGGAAAAAATCACCTGCCAGTCTAGAGTCTTAAAACATGGACGACTCCAATAATTTCATGAGAGTTCGGCCGGTTTCCTTACGCTTGCTGCTCGTTCATCCATCCCAGGATTCACTCGCTCTGATTACCTTCGCCTTGTTCTTCCTGAACCGGCATCAGGTAAATGGTCACTTCAGAAAACCGACTGAGCCCTTTCCAGATGCTTTGAAGGTATTCAAAATTCAATTCAACCAAAGATCACAGAGGAAGAAATCCTTGACAAATTCTAGTTTCTCTTTCTAAAGTAAGAGCGATTCAGCCGGATATACGTGAAGATTTTTTCCTTAAGTTCGATTATTGTAACGGACAGTCAACTGAGCTTGGGATTACGCATGGATCATTGGTCTGTAACGAGTTTTTCTTCCGGTCTCAAAATGAAAAAAGCCTGGTCAAGAGACTTGATGTTTCGATCGGCTTGGAGGATAGTTATATTTTTAACACTGGAAAATAAATGTTTCAAAGGAGGTTCTTTAAAATGACCGACGAACAAGCATCAGAAAAAAAGCTCATCGGGGAGGTAACGCATTTCTTTGGCAAGATCAGCGT
Coding sequences:
- a CDS encoding carboxylesterase/lipase family protein, which translates into the protein MKSGNLKRSKTLEIFLLTAAVSLAAVVMLVAGCAHLDAIKYNLEPIPKLEVLDGVVRNTTGGQIEGRVDKSLGILAWEGVRYAKPPLGDLRWKAPREPESWTGVMETKKSGSICTQGAKGCEDCLFLNIYRPDTVEKNLPVYVWIHGGSNKAGRAVDLNYFAKDANVVTVAIQYRLGPFGFFKHDALNTGNALDDSGIYGILDQIQVLKWVRKNITSFGGDPHNVTVAGESAGAGNIYGLLIIKEARGLFHKAICQSPGPSNMTLAEAKNYSVGYVKKLGLTSEGEQLAKDLRAVKTQDLIKAAPRGVNFRTIVDGKFIKDPFFCMIESGDYTKVPIIIGGNKNEYSLWMLLGRGPKKKWGKLWRITSKKRPKKVDDILNAEEKKSYALTNAMGGKIWQALKGHRAARLLRKHQKDVYVYDFRWGGAKGTDVEFVFGAAHANEIAYFNYNATFDIWAKNRSITKETKAAREALAKAMRTYYAQFLHTGNPNGKAKIPDWKPWSNEKDGVKTLNLDASSEPGSSELKVFMTKREYVFKDILQEIEDMTDETAKKFSLKIVNDFINGWIKDVPCK